gtgggcttcttcttagaccagggcgcgactggaaccctcgtagctttagttttaagtttacgattgtagttatcgctatcactactcactgctatgtacacattttgtatataataacgcatcaaaagtgccatctatgtgcctatttgaataaagaaatatttgactttgaacttTGAAATGGTTACTGGCGGTATTGCTAATCTAACAGGCTAGAAGGGATATATTCTCGATGTTTCTAAAAGGCTTAGAGTATTTTCCAATACTTTTACCGTTCAATTGAAAATGGTTTTATTGGCTCGCTAGGGTACATTTGTGTTTGTTGATAAAATACTGCAACTAAATATTCCCTGACTACTGGTGATGATGAGAAAAAGTTAATTGATAAATGTAGGTCTCACTCCAATTGATgtgattttttacaatttacaattatgAAATCCTAATATTTACAAACTTACATAGGTGCCTGAGGCATTCGTCCTTTGGGAGCACATTTACTTTACATCTAAACATTACCTTTTTATAGCTATAAAACATCAAAAGTAATCAGCAACCATCAAAATGGTGATGTAGGCTTAGACATATATTTTTAGACTTCCATACTTCATAGTCTTATGCTGCTACAGCGTGTAGTCGACAGAAGCCCGTTTACTGCcgtaaaaatgtatcaaaagaGACCATCGGCCTCTGTAAATGGACATCAGTGGTcaactattttaaaaagtttaataataatcaatgtttttcttcaccgttgaagcaattggtattttaattacttaaaatgctcataacttggaaaagttagatgtgcgtgctggaggtgcgtgctagaactcggccccccgaaagtgaagtcgagttcctacccaatgcgctatcactgcttccttaactttttcttatttctaattacttttatttaattaggcaGCTCCTACGTACGCCTAGTAGTTGCAGCAGACTGTTTCCTTTcctatcctaaggttgcctttcAGGGATCAGAAGCGATAAGGCTACCTTTTGTATTTTGCTTCTgttaatgtgtttatttttttcttttgtttctccAACTTGTAGTGGTTTTCCAATAAAGAATgtaaatttatgttataatattatataacaattttcTTGGCTAACCTTCTGCATCAACTAAGAGTATTTTGCAATTACTTGAATGCGATGATCTGAGGAACTACTGGTCAAATTTGAAAACTTATTTCAGTTTTGGATAGCCCATtcatcgaggaaggctataggctatatactTATCATcatatatatcattatatatatcaCGCTTAGATCAGAGAGTCCGCGACAGCaaatgtctatcttttaaggtagaCTTATATGCGGTCGAAGTCGCGAGGGAACGCTAGTAAAGAATAAATAGGATAATTGCGTTCTACTTTCCAATTATAAGGTACTTCATTCTTTCCGAATACAGAATAATCTGAGTTTCCACCACCATGttgtaccaaaaaaaatatttctactatGTTGCTACTTATATAATTCTAATTCATTAAGTATATACATAgctaaaaaaattctttatatttattgttcgaaaagaaaaaattaaaacagcccTGTTTTTACGCGGGGTTCAAAACGCGTCTAtctcataatcgatattgtgtTAAGGGTGCAAACGCAGCGTGATGTCCACGCCCAGGCAGTGCCGCAACATCAAACAGATAAAAGAACTGTAAATAAATCGCTTACGATTCACAGATGCAAACTGgtgcaaataataattattatttcgccCGTAAAAGGGCAGGTGcggttttttgttataattctgacaattttattaaaaaccaataATTAAACGATTAGGGGATTATTATCGGGACTAAAAGTCcatgaataattttaatcttttataaattttttattgattgctgttctaataaaacaaaattaaatgttttgacGATAtacgattattaaaaatattataacctccacTCGTTTACCATTCCAACAAATTCAAGTCAAATTAgtccaaaaaaaatactaagtacctattaaagtaATAACCGAATTAAGAAGAAATTTGCCATATTTTTTGaggaaaaaaaaagtctttaaaaAATGTCGGAACACTCAATCGCCTGGTGGCAAATATTTTGGTCagaaattattcatcatttttatcatatcaaccaattaccggttCACTACAGACCGTGGGTCTCCTACCACAGAGAGAAGGCCTTAGCCGTAGTCTACCTCGCTGTCCCAGtgcgattggtggacttcacacaccattgagaacattatacagaactctcaggcatgcaggtttcctcacgttcttttccttcaccgttaaaccgAGAACcatttttaattccttaatttaaaaacgcacataactccgaacaGTTACAGGTGCGCACGAGGATCCAATTTAGTCCCTCCGAGAGGGgtgccgaagctctaaccactaggctatcagaacttatagcagttttattttcatattgtgAGATatgcataaaattgaaatttatatatttcaagtaggcctaagttagcacttttgaaacgtcaatttaGTATGTTAACTTGCTTATTAAATAGGCCTCGATCCTCCACTGCCTATTAACCACTGCGTCCCACTGCTAGGCATATAGGCCTCATCTTACATAGGAGAGATGGTTTCTGAgcgtagacccaccacgctgctccaatggtGGGTTTAAACGACTATCGTaacaagtaagtgataataactgggagCGATGGCTTTACGTGATCTCTAGGGCAAGGACACCACCAGTTTCGTAACTctaggctggtactgagaatttcctTACAGGAAATACACAATACCTAAAAATTTTTAGGCCCGACACGGGAGTCGATGGACcatgatccgtagttgaacttGCTAACCACTACACAACAGGGcagcctactcgaaataaatagatttttattttttcacggagGCTAATCATAGTGATATCTCATGCCATTTACCATTGGaataggacacacgatccactCGGGATCCAGCCACGTGATATATGGGCTATCGatgatttattataacaaattacctcGCTTCGACTCCCAACTCGCCGCACCGATCTTGCAATGTAAATACGGTGACTGACATGTGATTTAATTATAGTAAACTAGCTGTTATCCCCGTTTTTTGTCCGCGTTAATTCCGTTACAAATTCCgagggaaccatttgttttactgggataaaaaggtactttatattactctccgtccttttatcTAATTTTGCGCCAAAAATGAAGGAGATTGGTTTGCTTAAATAGCGAGTGcaataaggacaaacaaacacactttcccatttataaaatttgtaacaaTGTAAAGATGGTAATGCTTTGAAGTAATTTAGTAGTAGAGGATTTTGTGAAGgagcaaaataaaatacatcagCTATAACAGATTAAAAATGGACCGAAAGAGACGGAGAGAAACAAAGCCGGACACTTTTTCTGCTAGATTTTCTTGCAGGAAATTATCTCAAAGAAACGCAGTGGCACTGAACACAGTCGATACAAACTGCCGTATAAAGAAGTCTCTTTAAGAAGCTTATAATGATACTAATCTGATAAAGGAGGTCAGGGCCCAGAGCCTATTCTAAATACGAGATTCTAGATACGAGACAAGACAGTCTCTATAAAATTGTCCTAACCTCTTATACCGGAATTAATTGTCTCGCTTCCCTATAACTACACTTTGCCTTCAGGCCTAAATTCTGAACTGAGGAAAACATCCGGGCACTAAACCGGAGCTGTATGCTCGTAGGAACTAAACTAGCTTGCCCTCCATGACAGGTGGGTCAGCTGGACTTCAACCTGGACTTAAGCTGAACCCGTGGATGGTGTCGTGGATGTATCGGATAATATCATCCCTTGACCTATCCGGATTTAAGCGTGACACATAAATCGACACATTTTGCAGCTTTCAGCATGTCTCCTACTGGCGCTACCTCACTCATTTCTGTTAGGTTAAGGCTTCTTTTCCACCAGTTTTAATCCATCCATTGGACCATCATAGCTCATTCCATAATTAGTTTACCGGAAAACATAGTACAATTAGTGCTGTCCCATTTAAATGGACATTAATATAGCGGTGAGCGATGATACCCGCGGGCGTCTGTCACTCCGCAGTACCACCTTACCGTGACCCTTTCATAACTCCAAGATTAATGATACAATACAGTTTTTAAGTATCCAACTAAGCTGGTTATAAATCTCTGAAACGCTATTCATTTGCGTTGTTAAAGTGATTGACATATTCAATTAGCGAGGTGACCGAGGGACCTCCCATTTCGGTTCGTAGATGTTCCATCGACCGATTACGGTCGACCTGCCAACCCTCCCGCAGCACGAAGAAATCACTCCAAGTAGAAATGAACAGGAGGGTGTAAGATAGGCCTAATTTAAATGGTTGTTTGAAATTGGTAGGTCGTTTCGTGGCTTAAATGTTGTTTTCTGCTATTACCAAGGCAATAGCGTGTCTTTGGTTTAATAGGCCTTTCAGCGATGCTTGATTGAATGAGGAATTACTTTTCGTAATGCAACACCGACTTGtctttaatttatatgaaaaattactAAAGTTTCCAATTGAAACTTGGCATTTAAAAGTTgcgttaattaaaatatgctcCGTTGTAATATTATGCGTGGAATCATAATATGCTAGCCtgatattattattgtgatgtacgatgacggcagataagaaaacaaaattcaaacatTCTAATTTcatgtatttctattttttatcgATACGGTACGTCTGACTGTTTGTattgactaccaccggttcggattcCAATTTCCACCAagtagagccggcaagaaatccAGCAGTTGTCatccaacatcaatattttacaatattttttccataTTGTGGGCcttctttttaattaaagccgagcttccaagcaacattgaaattaagaatacagttgtccaTTTGCTTCCGGCTGGTtttgtacgaggtgactaagggaatataacggaaaacggacAACATTTCTGAGCTATCccatcatctactgcgatcaccaacccgtctgacTATCATGGTGATTGTTGGCTAACCCACCACCGTTGGGAAAcccctttagtccagctgtggagtatatggctattgatgatgatacataTAATTGTTGAGATACTAATTTTAGCCAGCGATAAAGCGTGGATTTTTTTACGCCTCATATCGGATGTCAATAGTCTCTATGGCCATCTCAAGAGAAAGACCACGTTGATTTCTTGTGGGTGCGTGGGTGATCGAAAGAAGCACAACTaagatttatattaatacttagtttaGGCTTCAGTGGTCAAACCTACtacaaattttgtaatttttatagaataacaaaattatttttatttttatttatttaaagaaatggtGATAAGTTTATCGACCTTAAGCTCATTCTGGATTCTGAGTGTGATCGCTTACTTGGATCAACCCTATAACTTTtgtaacttttataaataactagctgttgcccgcgacttcgtctgcgtttgattttgtttttgatgtggaatTAAATtgagttgtagatctaaaaattttaaagtattcagtatcgctaagccataaatgaggggtttgctgctatccactgaggagttctgtcctctatatccaaccacagtttgggcaaaattaaacacatattataacctctatagtacaaaaataattatttatatcggttataatttgtcggagttatggtgtaaaatcgtcaaccactcatcccctctcccgaagaaaccgagcttaatgtccggataaaaagtatcctatattacttctaacacttccaacaatatgtgtataaagtttcatatggatcggttaagtagtttttgcgtgtaagcgtaacaaacaaacttacattcacatttataatattagtagggattgtcattttatttttgtttcaattacCACCAACCCAATTTTCAAAGCTAAAGCATCTGATACAacaaacattcattaaaaattgccAAGAAAACAATGGAATCGCTTTTTATACTTAAGCAACCTAGCCCacgcaatttcacctggtggtgatgCATCATGCAGTCTatggtggtagcgggctaacctgttacattgttttccactaaccatgaGGTGGGCTCCTGGAGTGGAAAACATCGGGTATAGTCAGAACAACACTTCCCAGGTCATACAAGGAACACACCGCAAAATGttgctctgtgtccatcaacctgtcGCGTAGGTGTTTTAAGccttatacagagaaaatgcctgacgcatacaaCTCCGTTGGGGAAAAcggagtagttttttttttttattattcaattagtacggttaacaccagttatactaaataaatacaacagaaacaaaaacataattacaacaattcaatcaactttacaatagttttacctaATAGTAATTATACTATCTTCTcaaaatatccaaaaaaaattgtaaagctAAAAACATGGTGCTATTACATTTCTCACTGTACTGTAGGCAATGGTTACAAACGGTGTTCCAAGGATCCGCAGATATGTCACAGTGAGGTGACTACGTCACCAGTGCATTTAGCGCCAAAAGACTGCGAGGAATGGGAGATCTAACGCGGGACACTGTGCGGCAAGACGGGACGGCGAAAAAGACgtaattgacagtaattactAGGAGCTGATAAGCGGCACAATTTGCCATGAAGCTCTGGACAGTCTATCCTGCCAGTAAGAATCTAAAAAACAGTAACGAGCTGGTCATTAACTCGTCTTGTTCAACGGTGGATCCAGAGGGGGGCATAGGGGTCATGACCTGAGCTGGTTCCAGGACTTAGGTGGACCATTAATTGaacataatgattttatttatatactaagttataaattcttagtTGTGCACTACACACTTGTTGAACCCACCTCTTCACTCTTGCGTCATACCCCTCGACATACCTCTAGCTGTTATGGCAAATCATTCACCACggttatggaatataaataggCTGCCTCATTCCGTGATAGATAATTCTTCTCTGGATGTCTTCAAAAGAAGATGGCGTTACGTACGTGTATATGTACAAGttatttaggttaggttttgcaagtgtgcaataaagaataaaaaatgttaagtacagtacttaggtacattaataaaatacctactttttacttatatctattgtcatcaaaattaaattataagttctcgacTAGACCACAACTATGTGACCCCCTCCTGGCGCCAAAGCTCGATCCGCCCTTGGTCTTGTTCCAGTtatgtgggaatcgcacccactaAAACTTTGtttgtccctcgatagacctataagtgagagcacgtgATTTATTTGCGCactcaccgcactctcgccaagacTTTGACCCCCCAATGCATGGAGGGTCCCAATGTtaatggcctgatcgctgccaaatgCTGCAGAGAGGCGAgcactacacggcacgccacATTCTTAGGCCTGTCTTAGTTGGATGACAAACTTGTAGGTGTTAagcacatgtgcctgtaattacaccggaaactacgcccttcagaccggaacagcattgcgacaatgcggcttagcggcagaaataagcatagtggtagtacttccccggacgagctttctcacaaagctctactactgctcAAACGAAAAAGTATCAGGAACAcgtgtattcatcatcatcgtcatttcaaccaatggacgttcttttgtagggagttccacacggtcctgggccgcttgcctccagctgctcccagcgactcgcccgatgccatctgtccaccgcgttgtgGGCCGACGTTTATTAATTAGATATCATTTTCATGGGTGATAAACATTTCGTGCTAACCCAGTGGAGTAAAATATCTCCTATCCATCCTAGCCGTGCAggttatattcattaaaaaactcAGCGTTTAACTCCACACAATAGAGCAATCTAGCCGAAAACCGATTCACGTTCAAGGCAAATGTAATTACATCGAGACATCTCTATTAGAAATTAGAATCCGTAAAATTAGATCATACCTTTCTTCCATTGGCTGTTTTATTCGATTTGTACATTCGCGGGGACAAAGACGCCGTGGGGCGAATCATACCAGTTCGCCTCTAATGGAGTCTTCATTCGCCCTCTATCCGAGTTTTTGTAGCGATTTTCAATTAAAGCTGATAATAGCAAAGGGTAACATGCCGACTGGTCAAAGAATATAACGCAGAGAGTCAATCAGgcataaaatgcaaaaatctTAACAATTGAGTGTCATTACTCattttgtccaccaatccgcactgtgccagcttGGTGGAGTACAGCCTAtatacacccttctcattgtgggaggagacccgtgccctgtagtgggccgttaatgggtcgaTGATATTGATTACTCAATGTGACGGATGTATGCAATAATTACTGTCGACAACTTCTTCTTAATagcagtaaatatttttatctcttcctaaaataataataatagtacctGTATACTAAGTAATATGtttaagaacataaataaaactagagaGTTCGCAATAACAATATGTATTAGCTAGGTAGCTTGACTCGAACTGACTTTGTCATACAATATTTCAACATACCCACTTAATTCactttattaaacaacaaagtaaaaaagtaccACATAAGTTCTTCTTAAATGTATACACTTGACTGTATATAACATACCTCCCCAAAAAGAATGATTTTACAATAaccaaagaatatatatatacttctaaaaataaactaaatctaATCAACCAACAGAATACAAACCAAACTTAAAGcgaatataaatcaaataactAATTCAAGTATAATCCccaattttgataattatttagtCACTTAAGGTCTCTGGTACGGTGACTTAGAACGCATActacatttatttttgattttgccTGTCCTTTCCGAGGTAGAAGGAATCCCTAACATTTCAGCCCATTGAGAAGAATCTGGTATGGTAATTATTGCCTCAGATCCTTGACTACTTCCTTCTTTTCCCTCATTTAAGTCCTCATTCATGTTCTCATCAGTTTCTTCAGTTCCTTGGTTGGGCACTGGAGTTCCATTATTTTCCTCTTTTTCTTCTGTCTGAGTTGTTGCcgctgtttttttaattaattgatcaATATGTCGATTAACAATCACACCATCATTGGTTTCAATCTTGTAGCTCGATGGACCTATTTTTTCGTTTATGATACCTGGTAGCCATCTTGGCCCCATATTGCTataatttctgtacattatCTGTTGACTTACATTAGTCTGTCGTGGCTTCTTTTGGTTATTGTTGCTTATCTGTTTCTCTGTCTTCTTATTTTGCAGGTTATCTGGATGCGGAGTATCTAAAAGTGTTCGTAGACGCCTCTTCATTAACAATTCGGCAGGGCTTTTGTTGGTTGTTGTGCATGGCGTACTTCTAAGCGCCAACAATAAATTAGGAATTCTAACCTCCCATGATAAGGAGTCCATTTTCTTTAGCTTATCTTTTATTGTCTGTACCATCCGCTCCGCTAACCCATTAGTAGCGGGGTGGTAGGGTGCAGTAGTCACATGCCGAATATTATTAGCCTTCAAGAACTTCTGCATTTCGCTCGATACAAAAGAAGTGCCGTTATCAGACACCAACATTTCACACAACCCGTGTGTTGCAAAAGCTGATCTCAAAAGTCTTATCACTGTAGCTGACGTTGTGTTGTTAACCATATATAGTTCAGGCCATCTTGAGTGTGCgtcaacaattattaaaaaatacttgctATGAAACGGTCCAGCAAAATCAATGTGGAGTCTTGACCATGGTCTTGCTGGTGTAATCCATTCATGACTCGTCTTTGGCGGCATATGTCGGTTTTCTAAGCACTTTGTGCAACTGCCGATTAACGATTCGACATCTTCATTGAGCCCTGGCCACCACACATAGCTTCGCGCTACTGCTTTAGTTTGTACTATTCCTGTATGTGATTTGTGTAAAACTTGTAATACCTGTTGTCTAAAGGATCTTGGCACTACTACCCTGCAACCAAGGAGTATACAGTCATTTTGCAACGACCACTCTAACCGGTGTAACCAAAACGGTCGTAATTCTCTATCTTTTACTTTTGCAGGCCACCCGCGCTGAATATAGTGTACCACTTGACACAAGGTTTTGTCTTGTCTTGTCGCTGAAGCTATGTGTTCTGCATCATAGGGAAAGTCTTCAGGTGTTTCAGCCATTAGCAAAATGTCGCATAATTGCTGTTCAGGCTGTTCTGGAACCGGTTGTGGCCATCTACTTAGGCTATCCGCACTACCAATCTTTGGTCCAGGTTTGTATGTTATTTCATAGTTATGTGAAGTAAGTGCAATAGCAATTCTAGTCAACCGAGGTGAGAGCATGTTGGGCATAGGTTTTTTGGGGTCAAAAATCCCGAGCAGTGGCTTGTGATCCGTGATTATACGAAAACGTCTCGCCATCAGGTAGTTATGAAATTTGGTAATCCCAAACATAATCGACGCGGCCTCTTTATCAAGTTGAGAGTAACGCCTTTCATGCGAATGTAACGTTCTAGATGCCATTGCAACTGGGCGATCTGTACCATCTTCCATCTCATGAGACAATACAGCTCCCACTCCGTACTCAGAACTATCACACGTGAGTATTACTGGCTTGTTTACGTCGTAATGTATCAAAGTCACGTCAAATGTAAGTAACCTTTTCGCTGTCTCAAATGCATTTTGTTCTACCTTCGTCCATTTCCAATCCTGTTCAGTATCCAATAATCGATGTAAAGGCTCAAGTATAGTCGCTTTGTTTTGTATGAATCGCTCATAGAAGTTATAAAGCCCAAGAAATGCTTGTaactcttttttgtttttaggggCTGGAGTGTTTACTATTGATTCCACCTTACTCGGTGCCGGATGTATGCCTTCCGAATCAATAACAAATCCTAAAAATTCCACCCTCTCTTTAGCGAActtgcatttatttttgtttaaacgaAGTCCAGCTTTTTCGATTCTTTCAAGTACGACGTCTAGCCTCTCGTGCATTTCTAACATTGTACGCCCACAGATGATAATATCGTCGATCAAAACTGCAACTCCTGGTATACCAGCTAGTAACGACGTCATTAATCGTTGGAAAATTCCTGGGCATGTCTTTACACCAAATGCCAGTCTGTGCACAGTGTACAGACCCTTACATGTATTTAAAGTGAGCAGCTTTGATGTATTGTCGTCTACAATGACTTGTGTATAAGCTCGATCTAAGTCAAGAGTTGTAAAGAATTTTCCACCGGCCACCGTTGCAAAAACTTCATTAGCCGTTGGCATTGGATACGTATCGGACTCAGTTGCCTCATTGACTGTACTGCGGTAGTCTCCGCACAATCTTATTTCCCCAGACTTTTTTACTATAGGGACCACCGGGGTAGCCCATTCCGAAAACGAAACTGCTCGCAATACTCCTTCTCGCTCTAGCCGGTCTATTTCCTTCTCCACTCGTTCTCGAAGCGCATATGGCACTGGGCGAGCCTTAAGAAATCTTGGGTTTGCGCCTGATTTAACATGAATAGCTACTGGATTACCTTTGTAAGTACCAAGGCCATCCCTGAACACTTCTCCGTGATTGGCTATTACTTTTTCCATCTGTACAAGATCACCATTAgcaacaaaatttatattcatagtTATTTTGAGTGGTGATAACCAATCTCGGCCAAGCAAGTTTGGCCCGGTGCCTTTAGCCACTATGACGTTCAGAACTTGAACGATATCCTTAAAACGGACCGATACAGTAGCCTGTCCTAGAAGTTTGACTGGAGTCTCGTTCCACGTACGCAGAGACAACTGCACCGGTTGTAGAGAGTCGCGCGGGAGGCGTTTGTCGAGCACGTTCCATGTGCGCTCGTTGACAAGAGAGAAACTGGCACCTGTATCTACTTGCATACGAACGCGCACGTCTGCTATTATAACCTCCACTTCGTAGGGAGGGACCCGTGCTGTACTCCGTATGCTATATATACCGTTTAAATGATCATCTTCCTCTGTTAAGTTGATGTCTCTCTTGTTATTCgtcttatttttctttatacaaattttttCAATGTGACCGCGTTTCTAGCAATATCGGCAAATCGCGTTTAAAAATCGGCACTCCCCGGGATGCCGGCTTCCACATCGATAGCACATGCGCGACGGCGTTGGTTGCACCGCGTTAACGTCCATCGGCTCGCCAGCTTCTGGAGCGGGCGTAGCTGCGTCGGCGGTCGCGCCGCTGCTGTTGCTGGCGGTGGCGTGAATCATGCGCACGTCGCGCCCCGCGCTCTCGGATGCCAACATAGCATCCACCACGTCTTGATATCTTAAGTTGTCCTTTTTCAAAAGTTCGTATTGTAATCTACTATCACTCATCCCGCACACGAGTTTGTCGCGCAACATTCTTTCTAAATCGGTAAAGTTACATTTCGAACTAAGTTTTCTCACATCAGCTATAAAGTCCGATACAGACTCACTACGTTTTTGATCGCGTTTGTAAAACTTAAACGACATCGATATTTCGTTAGGCTTCGGGCTATAGTGTTTACCGAGAAGAGTTTCTATTTCCGCAAAAGTCACTTCAGTAGCCTTTCTCGGCGTAATTAAAGCAAGTAAAGTGTCGTACACCCGCGAACCACAAACTGTAAAAAAGTTAGCGCGTTTAACATTATCTACAATGACGCCATTCGCCTCGAAACAAAACTTCAATCGATCTATATAACTGTCCCAATTTGACGAGTCCGGGTTGTATTCTTCAAATCTTATTGCTTTTTTAtccattttgtataattttctccACACGTCGCCACTAATATGtttaagaacataaataaaactagagaGTTCGCCATAACAATATGTATTAGCTAGGTAGCTTGACTCGAACTGACTTTGTCATACAATATTTCAACATACCCACTTAATTCactttattaaacaacaaagtaaaaaagtaccACATAAGTTCTTCTTAAATGTATACACTTGACTGTATATAACACTAAGGCTTCGGCTTACCATTGGCTTTTCCATGGACTAATGACTCACCAAAAATCATTACTTGATTTaaccttattaaaattttgcttaGAAATAGTAAAATAACCCATTGCCCATGAAGCACGTTAGTTCTAGATAATAACACAAATTCGC
This Pararge aegeria chromosome 3, ilParAegt1.1, whole genome shotgun sequence DNA region includes the following protein-coding sequences:
- the LOC120637002 gene encoding uncharacterized protein K02A2.6-like, producing the protein MDKKAIRFEEYNPDSSNWDSYIDRLKFCFEANGVIVDNVKRANFFTVCGSRVYDTLLALITPRKATEVTFAEIETLLGKHYSPKPNEISMSFKFYKRDQKRSESVSDFIADVRKLSSKCNFTDLERMLRDKLVCGMSDSRLQYELLKKDNLRYQDVVDAMLASESAGRDVRMIHATASNSSGATADAATPAPEAGEPMDVNAKRGHIEKICIKKNKTNNKRDINLTEEDDHLNGIYSIRSTARVPPYEVEVIIADVRVRMQVDTGASFSLVNERTWNVLDKRLPRDSLQPVQLSLRTWNETPVKLLGQATVSVRFKDIVQVLNVIVAKGTGPNLLGRDWLSPLKITMNINFVANGDLVQMEKVIANHGEVFRDGLGTYKGNPVAIHVKSGANPRFLKARPVPYALRERVEKEIDRLEREGVLRAVSFSEWATPVVPIVKKSGEIRLCGDYRSTVNEATESDTYPMPTANEVFATVAGGKFFTTLDLDRAYTQVIVDDNTSKLLTLNTCKGLYTVHRLAFGVKTCPGIFQRLMTSLLAGIPGVAVLIDDIIICGRTMLEMHERLDVVLERIEKAGLRLNKNKCKFAKERVEFLGFVIDSEGIHPAPSKVESIVNTPAPKNKKELQAFLGLYNFYERFIQNKATILEPLHRLLDTEQDWKWTKVEQNAFETAKRLLTFDVTLIHYDVNKPVILTCDSSEYGVGAVLSHEMEDGTDRPVAMASRTLHSHERRYSQLDKEAASIMFGITKFHNYLMARRFRIITDHKPLLGIFDPKKPMPNMLSPRLTRIAIALTSHNYEITYKPGPKIGSADSLSRWPQPVPEQPEQQLCDILLMAETPEDFPYDAEHIASATRQDKTLCQVVHYIQRGWPAKVKDRELRPFWLHRLEWSLQNDCILLGCRVVVPRSFRQQVLQVLHKSHTGIVQTKAVARSYVWWPGLNEDVESLIGSCTKCLENRHMPPKTSHEWITPARPWSRLHIDFAGPFHSKYFLIIVDAHSRWPELYMVNNTTSATVIRLLRSAFATHGLCEMLVSDNGTSFVSSEMQKFLKANNIRHVTTAPYHPATNGLAERMVQTIKDKLKKMDSLSWEVRIPNLLLALRSTPCTTTNKSPAELLMKRRLRTLLDTPHPDNLQNKKTEKQISNNNQKKPRQTNVSQQIMYRNYSNMGPRWLPGIINEKIGPSSYKIETNDGVIVNRHIDQLIKKTAATTQTEEKEENNGTPVPNQGTEETDENMNEDLNEGKEGSSQGSEAIITIPDSSQWAEMLGIPSTSERTGKIKNKCSMRSKSPYQRP